One Prunus dulcis chromosome 8, ALMONDv2, whole genome shotgun sequence DNA window includes the following coding sequences:
- the LOC117636306 gene encoding uncharacterized protein LOC117636306 — protein MGGLRESWCFCKGVSKSEKMKAAIFSGKAPAMARIFGPGNGISGTGFLIHRSLLLTTHVNLPSVAAAESSEIRLQNGVAATLVPQRFFITSSILDLTIVGLDAVDGDSNAHCHPHHLKTCSKPTLDLGSVVYLLGYTEKKELTVGEGKVVIATDNLIKLSTDGVMWSPGSAGFDAQGNLAFMICDPMKLATSPNTKSSSTSSSSTSSWKKDLPMQFGIPIPIICDWLNQHWEGSLDDLNKPKLPLIRLMSSGQKSEHSCASFTQRRVFKSTEADNDGTTSSSNTVSKTRDQPRPSCSAAANTVEEEALTSDPHAAHVQGIPTPEIYESPKLTAIPIRRKEGSPIQLLDINFPPRVAKPAVLPQPTKKLPPNSDENFVKVPPPRSPIREEHQIKNRGPTSPDADAEIASTGSVNGAQSEVQSSSFPLEVSDMQNGYSSEGETMYSAETAESRNYTSPAEGKFQQVGRSQSCVNYNRWGAAQSNPVARRALLEKQRSFIHGRKMHSQGATSQRSNDYYSPTVSSIMKKRNSEQPVRPRQSAVHSSPKWNF, from the exons ATGGGTGGTCTGAGAGAGTCATGGTGCTTCTGCAAAGGAGTGAGCAAGTCTGAGAAAATGAAGGCCGCCATTTTCTCCGGCAAGGCTCCGGCCATGGCCAGAATTTTCGGCCCCGGAAATGGGATCTCCGGTACCGGATTCCTGATCCACAGAAGCCTCCTATTGACCACCCACGTCAACCTTCCGTCCGTGGCAGCTGCGGAGAGCTCCGAGATCCGGCTGCAAAACGGTGTCGCTGCAACTCTCGTTCCCCAAAG ATTTTTCATCACCAGCTCCATTTTAGATCTTACAATAGTAGGTTTGGATGCGGTggatggagattcaaatgccCATTGCCACCCTCACCACTTGAAGACCTGCTCTAAACCAACCCTGGATCTGGGCAGTGTAGTTTACCTTCTAGGCTACACAGAGAAAAAGGAATTAACAGTAGGCGAAGGTAAGGTAGTGATAGCCACTGACAATCTCATAAAATTGTCGACTGATGGAGTGATGTGGAGCCCTGGTTCAGCTGGATTTGATGCGCAAGGAAATCTTGCATTTATGATATGTGATCCTATGAAATTAGCAACATCGCcaaacaccaaatcctcatcaACTTCGTCATCATCAACGTCATCATGGAAGAAGGATCTTCCTATGCAATTTGGTATCCCCATTCCAATAATTTGTGATTGGTTAAATCAGCACTGGGAAGGTAGCCTTGATGATCTTAACAAGCCTAAGCTACCACTCATTCGATTAATGTCTTCTGGCCAGAAAAGTGAGCACTCTTGTGCTTCCTTCACACAGCGGCGGGTTTTTAAGTCAACTGAAGCTGATAATGATGGAACAACTTCTTCATCAAACACAGTCTCAAAAACAAGGGACCAGCCTAGACCAAGCTGCTCTGCTGCAGCAAACACTGTTGAAGAAGAGGCCCTAACAAGTGATCCTCATGCTGCCCATGTACAGGGCATTCCTACTCCAGAAATCTATGAATCACCCAAGTTAACAGCTATTCCTATTAGGAGAAAAGAAGGTTCCCCGATTCAGCTATTGGACATTAATTTTCCCCCAAGGGTTGCAAAACCAGCAGTTCTGCCACAGCCGACCAAAAAGTTACCACCGAATTCTGATGAGAATTTTGTCAAGGTGCCTCCACCGCGAAGCCCAATAAGAGAAGAACACCAAATTAAGAACAGAGGACCAACCAGTCCTGACGCTGATGCTGAAATTGCCTCAACAGGTTCTGTAAATGGGGCCCAAAGTGAGGTTCAGTCTAGTTCATTCCCACTAGAAGTTTCAGATATGCAgaatgggtatagcagtgaagGAGAGACTATGTACTCCGCAGAAACTGCTGAGAGTCGAAATTATACTAGTCCTGCAGAGGGAAAGTTTCAACAAGTGGGAAGGAGCCAAAGTTGTGTGAATTATAATAGATGGGGAGCCGCGCAAAGTAATCCAGTGGCTCGCAGGGCATTGCTAGAAAAGCAAAGGAGCTTTATCCATGGAAGGAAGATGCATTCACAAGGGGCAACTTCTCAAAGGAGCAATGACTACTACAGCCCAACTGTCTCCTCAATCATGAAGAAGCGCAACTCAGAGCAGCCCGTCAGACCCCGGCAAAGTGCTGTTCATTCCTCTCCGAAATGGAATTTCTAA
- the LOC117638623 gene encoding uncharacterized protein LOC117638623, whose amino-acid sequence MMPSSATQLMTPQHLEAAKKLYVQELNVLDPETHKDTPILCRAAITRFDTRNGWWYKACPSCFKQLRTAAHRDELLCPKHNNQIPLPWFKVSLVLEDSTDETNAIIIGRPAEQLFKISCNELVVQRGFTDQQQLPDVILQTRGQVKIFQLQFGSMRSDFNRNDLLIQAIFDDTMPLLEPTTQSSDKSLSAHDTENIGTQMAPLIAPLLSKQIPSASSTSSANASITEATPISKKKIQRRCQKSSPFIHQKNQKG is encoded by the exons ATGATGCCTTCTTCCGCCACTCAACTAATGACACCTCAACATTTAGAAGCTGCTAAAAAGCTATATGTCCAAGAGTTAAATGTTCTTGATCCAGAGACACATAAG GACACTCCCATTTTATGCAGAGCAGCTATTACGCGTTTTGACACACGTAATGGTTGGTGGTATAAAGCATGTCCATCTTGCTTTAAACAACTTAGAACTGCTGCCCACCGTGATGAACTTTTGTGCCCAAAACACAATAATCAAATTCCTCTCCCTTG GTTCAAAGTGAGCTTGGTGCTTGAAGATTCAACTGATGAAACTAATGCCATCATAATTGGAAGACCAGCAGAACaactatttaaaatttcttgcaATGAATTGGTTGTTCAAAGAGGTTTTACTGACCAACAACAATTACCAGATGTGATTCTGCAAACAAGAGGACAAGttaaaattttccaacttcaatttggAAGCATGAGAAGTGATTTCAACAGAAATGATCTACTCATTCAAGCAATCTTCGATGACACAATGCCACTTCTTGAACCAACAACGCAATCATCTGATAAAAGTTTGTCTGCACATGATACAGAAAACATTGGTACCCAAATGGCTCCACTCATTGCCCCACTTCTCTCAAAGCAAATTCCAAGTGCATCTTCCACAAGCTCAGCTAATGCTTCTATAACAGAAGCTACcccaatttcaaaaaaaaagatacaaagACGCTGTCAAAAGAGCTCTCCTTTCATCcatcaaaaaaatcaaaaaggttag
- the LOC117638624 gene encoding replication protein A 70 kDa DNA-binding subunit B-like has product MVGNERLEDKCEVCIENIRKENVRITLWGNTAKTFDSQALQQLTSPIFAAFTSLKVKQFQGKIVLNSSVSTLIFINPDIQELAAYKTIFNDSTHAIKMMPSSATQLMTPQHLEAAKKLYVQELNVLDPETHKDTPILCRAAITRFDTRNGWWYKACPSCFKQLRTAAHRDELLCPKHNNQIPLPWFKVSLVLEDSTDETNAIIIGRPAEQLFRISCNELVVQRGFTDQQQLPDAILQTRGQVKNFQLQFGSMRSDFNRNDLLIQAIFDDTMPLLEPTSQSSDKSLAAHDTENIGTQMVPPITPLLSKQIPSASSTSSADASITEVTPISKKRYRDAVKRALYLSSIKKTKKIRFRFEHDLKKC; this is encoded by the exons ATGGTGGGCAATGAAAGGCTTGAGGATAAATGTGAAGTCTGCATCGAAAATATCAG GAAAGAAAATGTTAGAATAACCCTGTGGGGAAATACTGCAAAAACTTTTGATTCCCAAGCTTTACAACAATTGACATCACCAATATTCGCAGCTTTTACAAGCCTGAAAGTTAAACAATTTCAAG GGAAAATTGTTCTAAACAGTAGTGTCTCCAcattaatttttatcaatCCAGATATACAAGAATTGGCGGCCTACAAAACGAT CTTTAATGACTCCACACATGCCATTAAAATGATGCCTTCTTCCGCCACTCAACTAATGACACCTCAACATTTAGAAGCTGCTAAAAAGCTATATGTCCAAGAGTTAAATGTTCTTGATCCAGAGACACATAAG GACACTCCCATTTTATGCAGAGCAGCTATTACGCGTTTTGACACACGTAATGGTTGGTGGTATAAAGCATGTCCATCTTGCTTTAAACAACTTAGAACTGCTGCCCACCGTGATGAACTTTTGTGCCCAAAACACAATAATCAAATTCCTCTCCCTTG GTTCAAAGTGAGCTTGGTGCTTGAAGATTCAACTGATGAAACCAATGCAATCATAATTGGAAGACCAGCAGAACAGTTGTTTAGAATTTCTTGCAATGAATTGGTTGTTCAAAGAGGTTTTACCGACCAACAACAATTGCCAGATGCAATTCTGCAAACAAGAGGACAAGttaaaaattttcaacttcaatttgggAGCATGAGAAGTGATTTCAACAGAAATGATCTACTCATTCAAGCAATCTTCGATGACACAATGCCACTTCTTGAACCAACATCGCAATCATCTGACAAAAGTTTGGCTGCACATGATACAGAAAACATTGGTACCCAAATGGTTCCACCCATTACCCCACTTCTCTCAAAGCAAATTCCAAGTGCATCTTCCACAAGCTCAGCTGATGCTTCTATAACAGAAGTTACcccaatttcaaaaaaaagatACAGAGACGCTGTCAAAAGAGCTCTATACCTTTCGTCCatcaaaaaaaccaaaaag ATTCGTTTTCGGTTTGAACATGACTTAAAGAAATGctaa